Sequence from the [Clostridium] scindens genome:
TTTACCCGATCTGCCTGGTAGATAATCAAGAAGCGGATGAGGCCCAGAGCAGGGCTGCAAAAGATTTTTATGATTATGTGTTATCCGAGGATGCCAGCGAGATTTTCTACAATTATTATTTTGACACCAACGTACAGAGATAAACAGAATGAGATACCAAAAGGAGGAATCATCTATGGAGGAAATATGCGCAGTCCTGCGGGACTTGGACTGGAGCCCGCTTTATATCTCACTGAAGACAGGAGCGGTGGCAACCGTAATCTCCTTTTTCCTGGGGTTATTCGCAGCCAGGAAGGTGATCAAGGCAGGTCCGAAAATAAAGGCTGTGGCGGATGGGCTGCTTACGCTTCCCATGGTGCTGCCACCTACAGTGGCGGGCTTCTTCCTTCTTCTTCTGTTCAGCAGAAGAAGGCCGCTTGGCATGTTCCTGTATGATCAATTCGATATCAAAGTGGTACAAAGCTGGCTTGGATGCATTATTGCGGCGACGGTGATCGCATTCCCGCTGATGTACCGGAATGCCAGGGCAGCGTTTGAGCAGATCGATGTAAATCTGGTCTATGCAGGACGGACTCTGGGGATGAGCGAGGCTAAGATTTTCTGGAAAGTAGTGATTCCTACGGCGGGGCCCGGGATTATCTCAGGAACCATCCTGACATTTGCGAGAGCACTGGGAGAGTACGGGGCCACTTCCATGCTTGCCGGAAACATTCCCGGCAAGACCGGGACTATTTCCCAGAAGATTGCCATGGTCATCCAGGATGGCGATTATCTGACTGCGGGAGTCTGGGTAATAATCGTGCTTATCATCGCATTTGTCGTCATCTTCCTGATGAATCTTTTCACCGGCAGGAATATGAAAAACGTCAAGCGCTGGTAAAAATACGGACAGAAGGAGAAGGGCAGTGGCAATCGAAGTTAGGATGAAGAAGAAATTGGGAAATTTTCAATTGGATATTGATTTTAAAACGGATGAGAACCGGATCGGCATCCTGGGAGCCTCAGGCTGCGGAAAAAGCATGACTTTGAAATGCATCGCAGGCATCGAGACGCCGGATGAGGGGCGGATCATTGTGGATGGGACGCTGCTGTATGATTCGGCGAAAAAGATCAGCCTGAAGCCCCAGAAGAGACATATCGGCTACCTCTTCCAGAATTACGCCCTGTTCCCTACCATGACGGTGGAGGAGAATATAGCAGCAGGACTACAGGGAGGGAAAGAGGAGAAACGAAGAAAGGTTGCAAAGATGATGGAAAAGTTCCAGCTGCTGGGGCTTGGAAAGCAGCTGCCGGGGGAACTCTCTGGCGGCCAGCAGCAGAGGGTGGCTTTGGCAAGGATCATGGCCTATGAGCCGGAAGCCATCCTGCTGGACGAGCCGTTCTCCGCATTGGATGAATTCTTGAAAGACAGGCTTGCGCAGGAGATGCTGGACCTGCTGAAGGATTACCGGGGAACGGTCATTCTCGTATCCCACAGCCGGGACGAGATCTACCGGTTTACCAGGGAACTTCTGACTATGGCGGATGGAAGGCAGATTAGTTACGGAGACACCCGGGAGATCTTTGCAAACCCAGGGAGGAAGGAGACGGCACGCCTGACCGGGTGCAAGAACATTACAGGGGCGAGAAGGATAGACCACTGTCATCTTGAAGTGCCGGAATGGGGGATTACTCTGCGCTTGAATGAAAACATCCCGGAAAAGGTGGCGTTCGTCGGATTCCGGGCCCATGAATTTGTCCCCGTGTGGGGTGAGGCGGAGAGTAACTGCATTCCTGTGAACATTAAAAGCAGCGCAGCCCTGCCATTTGAAAGAAAGTATTTCCTGGCGGGCGCAGAGGGAAGCGAGGAGGATATCTGCTGGTTTCTGCAAAAGGATAAATGGCCTTTGATCGACAGGAAGGGAATGCCGGACTTCCTTATGATGCCGGAAGAGAAGATCTTGCTGCTGGAATAGCGATACCATTTCTTTTTTTCATGGCTGTGGTAGAATACGACTAATGGAACGTGTTTAAGATAGGGGAGAGAGTTGAGCATGTATAAGCGGATGGATCCTGTCATAGCAATGCAAAAGGAGGGATAAAAGTGGTCGAATTAAATGAAGAAGCAAAAGAATACATGCAAAGGTTCGGCTGGAAGCATGTGGTACTTAATGTTGAGAGTATAACCAGCTGATGCGCGCCTCCGTATAAGGAGATGTCGGTAAGTTTTACCGATGAGGATGAAGTGGCGATGCTGGAGAAGGGGTATGAGACGGACCAAAGCGAGTTGGGAAACGTATATTACCCAAGGGAGGGAATAAAAATCCCGGATCATATTATCGTAAAGTATGTAGAATATCCCTGGGTCACCTGCTTCGAGGTGGAAGGGATAGAAATCATCAAAGCAAGTTGATAGGGCTGGCTAAAAGGGGAAGAAATCTGCTGGATTTCTTCCCCTTTAGCGTAATTCCCTAATATCCTTGGCTATCTATTGTTCAGATATCCACGGATTTTCCCGCCACGTTCTGTAAATGCCTGCGTGCTGAGAACAGAAGCATCGTAGATATGGTCCACATCCTGCGCATTGAGAAAACGAATAATGTTTTCAGTGGCCGCTTTGGAGTGGAAGGTGATTCTGTCAATGCTGCATCCGGCAAAATGCGGTGTAAGTAGGATGCGGGATGGATCCAGTTTCAGAAGCGGGTCGTCCTGGCTGAGGGGCTCATTATCATATACGTCTAGGGCGGCCCGTATTTTTCCGGAACTGACCGCCGCGATGAGGGCGGATGTGTCCATGAGGGCGGCTCGTCCGGTGTTGATCAGGCATGCATCCTGTTTCATCAGTGACAGTTCCCTTGCGCCGATCATGCCTTTTGTCTCCTCTGATACGCGGGCCAGAAGGCTGATATAGTCAGAAGTCCTCATCAGCGTGTCGAGATCGACCAGTTCGATGCCATAAGATTTCATGGTTTCCCTATCTGCATAAGGGTCGAAGGCCTGGATCTTCATGCCGAAGGCCTGCGCGCGGGTAGCGAGGCCCACGCCGTTGCGGCCGGCGCCGACTAGGCCAAGGGTTTTGCCGTACAACTCGCGGCTCTGATCTATGACTTTGAAGAAACTATAGTAACGGTCGGGATCCTCCTGCTCGGTTTCTTTGGACCACAGACCACTGTAGAGTGCCTGGTTTGCCCAGATAAGGGGTCTGGCCATGGCTAGCATGAGCATCATCGTGTGCTCTGGCACCACCCGTTCGCATCTTCCGGCGCTGAACAGAACCGGGATTCCCAGTTCTTTGCAAGTCTGGACATCGATATTCTCTTCCGGGCCGTCACGGACGCTCAAAATCAGTTTTAAATCAGGGGCAGCCTTGATGATGTCGTCTGTGACTTTGTCGTAGCCAACAATAAAAATATCTGCATCCTGAAGTTCGTCTTTTAACTCTTCCTTTGTCAGCATCTCCCGGAAATCCTGATTAATGCTGAATCCTCTGCGCCGGACTTCTGCAAAGGCCTCGAGTTTTTCTATATAATCTTGGTCAAATTCTGCTGTACATAGTATCTTTAACATATCTTCGCCTCAAGCTATTCAATTGGAGTTAAAATGACTTTGGTTGCTTCCTGGCTGATGGTCAGTTCAAAGCCCCTGTTAAAATCGGACAGAGGCATTCTGTGCGAGATGATACTCTTTAAATCCAGGATGCCGGCGGCTGCGAGGGAGATGTTGTTTCTCCAGGATATGGTGTTGTATCCCATATGGCCCCGGATGGTGATGGACTTGACATTTACGTCGTTCAGTCCATAACCATAGGGCGCATCGTTCATGCCGATACGGATGACTCTGCCGATTGGCCGGACCATCTGGGTGGCCTGGTTCAGACAGATCGGGGCTCCGGCGGCATCCACAACAACGGCGACTCCGTCCGGTCCGGCAATTTCTCTGACTTTTTCTACAATATTAGGTTCTTCGTCAGAAGCCAGGATATGTGTGGCTCCTAATTTCTTTCCAAGTTCAAATCTAGTTTTTTTATCTTTGGACATTCCAATCAAGATGATCTTGGCAGCTCCTGCAATTTTACCAAGTTGAACAGTCATAAGCCCCAGCGTTCCGGCACCGAATACAACCAGATTATCGCCGGGCATGATTCCGCCTTCCTGGATTACTGCCTTGTATGCGTTGCTGGCTGGCTCCAGTACTGTGGCCTCCTCAAAAGAAAGGTTGTCCGGAATATGGAACATACAGTTTGGATAAAGGCGCAGAATCTGTTCGGGAATCTTCACATATTTAGTAAATCCTCCGTCCATGCTGCAGCCAAGGGTCTCTCTGTGTTCGCAGCTGACGAAATTACCACTTTGGCATGCTGGACAACGCCCGCAGGCATAGCCTGTGTTTTCGGATACGACCCGGTCGCCCGGTTTCCAGAATGGATCTACGTTTTTTCCTGCTTTTGCAATGACGCCGGCGAATTCGTGGCCTAATACCATAGGATATCCGCCGAGGCCGTCCATGGTGCCGTCGTAAAAGTGAACATCGCCTCCGCAGATACCGGCAGCTTTTATTTCTAATAGGATATCGCCGTCACCGATTTCTGGTACAGGAACGTCTCTTAATTCAGTTTTTCCTTTGCCATATAATACTACTGCTTTCATATTACAATTCCTCCTTTGTTAATGGTATTTGTTGATGAAACAATAGCATTATATAGTAAAAATGTCAATATTTAAATCAAAATATGTATAAAAGTAGGGAAAAATGTTGACACGAAAAATGTAATATGATATAAAATAATTAATATAAAACTTGCAAAGTAATATTACAGAAACGAAGCAAGATTATATACGTTGCAGCGGACGTAATGAAAAACAAGTAGGGAAAGGGACGTAAAGGAGGTTATATTTATGAACGACAGCAGACTGAAGCTAGGAATGAAAGAGAAGATATGCTATGGGGCGGGCGATGTATCGGCCAATTTGATTTACACGACAGCCTCTACATATCTGATTTATTTCTGGACAACGGTATATGGAATATCTGCGGCGGCGACAGCGACCTTATCGCTGGTTGTAGGAATTTGGGATGCGGTGTTTAATCCGATCATGGGATTGGTGGCGGACAGGACAAAATCAAAATGGGGACGCTACCGTCCATGGCTCTTATGGGGATCTATTCCTCTTGCCATATTCTCCGTTCTGTGTTTTATGACGCCAAGTATGGGAGATGGAGGGAAGCTTGTATGGGCATATGTAATGTTCTTTGGCATGAAGACGTTCTTCACGGCTGTGAATGTGCCGTATGGCGTTATGTGTAATGTCATGACCCAGGATATTAAAGAGAGAATGTCTTTGTCTACCTTTAAGAACATGGGATCTGACGTGGCAAATATTTTCGGTTCCTACTGTCTTCTTCCATTGGTGCTGTTTTTTGGAAAAGGAGAACAGACGCAAGGGTATTTTAAAGCGGCGGCTCTTTTGGCGGTTATTGGATTCCTGTGCCTGATGAGCACATTCCTGGGCTGCAAAGAGCGGGTCGTACAGAACGAAAAAGAAACGATGTCTCTGGCTCAGTCTGTAAAGGCCTTGAAAGGAAACCGGGCAGCATGGGTCATGATCCTTGTAATGCTCATTATGAACACTGCCGTCATCTTTAAATTTGCATGGAATTCCTTCTATTGCGAATTTTATCTTGGAAATCCGGGAATTATCGGAATTACGGCAGCAATCGCGTTTGCGGTAGGGCTGTTGTCCAAACCGCTTGTGCCGGTCGTGTCCAATAAGATTGGCAAGAAAAACACGCTGATCGCGGGATGCATCATTCTGATTCTAAACGGAATTACCTTTTGGTTTGGCGGAGACAACGTTGCAATGGTATATGTGGGGGCAGTCCTCTTTGGTCTGACGCTGACTTTTACCTTTACGCCGATCTGGGGCATGGTTCCGGATAGCATTGAATACGGCGAATGGTCAAGCGGTATTCGGGCGCCTGGGTTTATCTATGCCACAGCAACATTTGCAAATAAGCTGGGGGTTGCCATTTCCGGATGGCTGGTAGGCGTCGTGCTTGCTGCAACCGGATTTGATGGAACCGCGGCTGCTCAGGCTGCGGGAGTGGCTCCAGCTATCCGCATGGCTATGACGGCTGTCTTAGTTGCGGGCGGCATCCTGACGATTATCGCACTGATACCGTATGATTTGACCGCGGAAAAATACGATAAGATGCTCGAAGAGATTCAGGATAGGAAAAAAGACAAATAGACGCTTTCGCAGATTTATAAAAAGGAATTGAGAATATGAAGAATGGTAAACTCGGATTAAATGAAAAGATAGCCTATTCTATGGGGGATGTGTCGGCAAACCTGCTGGCCACCTTTATAGGCAGTTATGCAATGTTCTTCTATACAGAGGTGTACGGCCTGCCTGCTATGGCGGTGGGAACCATGTTCCTGGTGGCAAATATCTGGGATGCAGTCAATGACCCTATGATGGGATTTCTGGCAGATAAGTCAAAACACAGAAAGGGAGGGGCATACCGGCCATGGATTAAGAGGGCGGCCATACCATTGGGACTGTTTTTTATCCTTCAATTCACCTGCCCTAACCTGAGCATGGCGGGAAAACTAGTCTGGGCCTATGTGACCTATATTGGAACGGATATGCTGTTTACCGTGGTCAATGTGCCGTACGGAGTCCTTAACAACGTGATGACGGCGGACATGAATGAACGGACCGTGCTTTCAACCTTCCGGAATATAGGCTCCAATATCGGAAGTATGCTGGTTAGTTACGGAACTATCCCGCTGGTGGCGTATCTGGGAGCCGGAAATGATGTGAAAGGCTATCAGATGACGGCGGTCGTTTTTGCGGTGATCAGTACTTTGGCTCTTTTCTGGCTTTGTGCTGGAACGAAGGAGAGACTAAAGCCGGCCAAAAATGATCTGAAGGTAAAAGAGTCCCTGAAAGTGATTTTTACAAATAAACCGGCTCTGTGTATTGTGGTATCTATGTTTTTTTTCAACACAACAGTCAATTTCAAATTTGCATATAATATTTATTATTGTGCCGCATATATGAACCGGGCAGACCTGACCAATATTATTGGAACTTTGATTTTCTTCGTAGCAATGGTAGTGCTGGTCGTGATCCCAAAGCTCACTGAGAAAATCGGGAAGAGGAATATGCTGTTTCTGGGAGGCGCGCTTTATGTAATTGACGGAGTGGCGTTTCTCCTGGGAGGACACAGTGTTCCCATGCTTTATGCAACAGCAGTGCTGTTTGGATTCTGCTTAAGTTTCAGTTTCCCTATTCTGTGGGGGACGATTCCGGATACGGTTGAATATGGACAGTGGAAGACTGGAATACGGGCGCCGGGATCTATTTATTCTGCATGTACCTTTGCCAATAAACTGGCACAGGGAGCATCCGGATGGATTCTGGGCATCGTACTGACGGTGATCGGATATTCCCAAGGCTCTGCCGTACAGGCGACGGGAGTGCTTCAAGGCATCTACTGGTCCAATGCGCTGGTCCTGATCATCGGCGGCATCCTTGGAGCGGCAGCGGTCATTCCGTACAAGCTGAGCAAAAAAGTGTATGACGGGATAGTAGAGGAACTGGAAGAAAAAAGAGTA
This genomic interval carries:
- a CDS encoding zinc-dependent alcohol dehydrogenase, whose translation is MKAVVLYGKGKTELRDVPVPEIGDGDILLEIKAAGICGGDVHFYDGTMDGLGGYPMVLGHEFAGVIAKAGKNVDPFWKPGDRVVSENTGYACGRCPACQSGNFVSCEHRETLGCSMDGGFTKYVKIPEQILRLYPNCMFHIPDNLSFEEATVLEPASNAYKAVIQEGGIMPGDNLVVFGAGTLGLMTVQLGKIAGAAKIILIGMSKDKKTRFELGKKLGATHILASDEEPNIVEKVREIAGPDGVAVVVDAAGAPICLNQATQMVRPIGRVIRIGMNDAPYGYGLNDVNVKSITIRGHMGYNTISWRNNISLAAAGILDLKSIISHRMPLSDFNRGFELTISQEATKVILTPIE
- the modB gene encoding molybdate ABC transporter permease subunit, with amino-acid sequence MEEICAVLRDLDWSPLYISLKTGAVATVISFFLGLFAARKVIKAGPKIKAVADGLLTLPMVLPPTVAGFFLLLLFSRRRPLGMFLYDQFDIKVVQSWLGCIIAATVIAFPLMYRNARAAFEQIDVNLVYAGRTLGMSEAKIFWKVVIPTAGPGIISGTILTFARALGEYGATSMLAGNIPGKTGTISQKIAMVIQDGDYLTAGVWVIIVLIIAFVVIFLMNLFTGRNMKNVKRW
- a CDS encoding sulfate/molybdate ABC transporter ATP-binding protein; its protein translation is MAIEVRMKKKLGNFQLDIDFKTDENRIGILGASGCGKSMTLKCIAGIETPDEGRIIVDGTLLYDSAKKISLKPQKRHIGYLFQNYALFPTMTVEENIAAGLQGGKEEKRRKVAKMMEKFQLLGLGKQLPGELSGGQQQRVALARIMAYEPEAILLDEPFSALDEFLKDRLAQEMLDLLKDYRGTVILVSHSRDEIYRFTRELLTMADGRQISYGDTREIFANPGRKETARLTGCKNITGARRIDHCHLEVPEWGITLRLNENIPEKVAFVGFRAHEFVPVWGEAESNCIPVNIKSSAALPFERKYFLAGAEGSEEDICWFLQKDKWPLIDRKGMPDFLMMPEEKILLLE
- a CDS encoding MFS transporter; translation: MNDSRLKLGMKEKICYGAGDVSANLIYTTASTYLIYFWTTVYGISAAATATLSLVVGIWDAVFNPIMGLVADRTKSKWGRYRPWLLWGSIPLAIFSVLCFMTPSMGDGGKLVWAYVMFFGMKTFFTAVNVPYGVMCNVMTQDIKERMSLSTFKNMGSDVANIFGSYCLLPLVLFFGKGEQTQGYFKAAALLAVIGFLCLMSTFLGCKERVVQNEKETMSLAQSVKALKGNRAAWVMILVMLIMNTAVIFKFAWNSFYCEFYLGNPGIIGITAAIAFAVGLLSKPLVPVVSNKIGKKNTLIAGCIILILNGITFWFGGDNVAMVYVGAVLFGLTLTFTFTPIWGMVPDSIEYGEWSSGIRAPGFIYATATFANKLGVAISGWLVGVVLAATGFDGTAAAQAAGVAPAIRMAMTAVLVAGGILTIIALIPYDLTAEKYDKMLEEIQDRKKDK
- a CDS encoding NAD(P)-dependent oxidoreductase, producing the protein MLKILCTAEFDQDYIEKLEAFAEVRRRGFSINQDFREMLTKEELKDELQDADIFIVGYDKVTDDIIKAAPDLKLILSVRDGPEENIDVQTCKELGIPVLFSAGRCERVVPEHTMMLMLAMARPLIWANQALYSGLWSKETEQEDPDRYYSFFKVIDQSRELYGKTLGLVGAGRNGVGLATRAQAFGMKIQAFDPYADRETMKSYGIELVDLDTLMRTSDYISLLARVSEETKGMIGARELSLMKQDACLINTGRAALMDTSALIAAVSSGKIRAALDVYDNEPLSQDDPLLKLDPSRILLTPHFAGCSIDRITFHSKAATENIIRFLNAQDVDHIYDASVLSTQAFTERGGKIRGYLNNR
- a CDS encoding MFS transporter; protein product: MKNGKLGLNEKIAYSMGDVSANLLATFIGSYAMFFYTEVYGLPAMAVGTMFLVANIWDAVNDPMMGFLADKSKHRKGGAYRPWIKRAAIPLGLFFILQFTCPNLSMAGKLVWAYVTYIGTDMLFTVVNVPYGVLNNVMTADMNERTVLSTFRNIGSNIGSMLVSYGTIPLVAYLGAGNDVKGYQMTAVVFAVISTLALFWLCAGTKERLKPAKNDLKVKESLKVIFTNKPALCIVVSMFFFNTTVNFKFAYNIYYCAAYMNRADLTNIIGTLIFFVAMVVLVVIPKLTEKIGKRNMLFLGGALYVIDGVAFLLGGHSVPMLYATAVLFGFCLSFSFPILWGTIPDTVEYGQWKTGIRAPGSIYSACTFANKLAQGASGWILGIVLTVIGYSQGSAVQATGVLQGIYWSNALVLIIGGILGAAAVIPYKLSKKVYDGIVEELEEKRVLDEENTESEE